A genomic window from Kineosporia sp. NBRC 101731 includes:
- a CDS encoding GNAT family N-acetyltransferase: MLPDLWPLYGLSVVTPRLELRLPREEEIAEIAEVAGQGVHPAGERPFLTPWTDGSPADRARNVLQSHWRDLAAWDVASWALNLGVFLAGRPIGLVGLRAQDFPVVREVTSGSWLGLPHQGHGYGTEARTGLLVLAFDHLGATAALTEVFPDNRASQGVSRKLGYRPDGIRVDARDGEALISDRLRLTAESWRGGTRPAVQVTGMNSCRASFGLTRPELDRS; encoded by the coding sequence GTGCTCCCCGACCTCTGGCCGCTGTACGGACTCTCCGTCGTCACACCACGCCTCGAGCTACGCCTTCCCCGCGAGGAAGAGATCGCCGAGATAGCGGAGGTCGCCGGCCAGGGTGTGCATCCTGCGGGTGAGCGTCCGTTCCTGACGCCATGGACGGACGGTTCCCCGGCGGACCGGGCCCGGAACGTGCTGCAGTCGCACTGGCGTGACCTCGCGGCCTGGGACGTGGCGTCGTGGGCGCTGAATCTGGGGGTTTTCCTGGCCGGACGGCCGATCGGCCTCGTGGGCCTTCGCGCCCAGGACTTCCCCGTGGTCCGGGAGGTCACCAGCGGATCGTGGCTGGGCCTGCCGCACCAGGGCCACGGCTACGGAACCGAGGCCCGGACAGGCCTGCTCGTGCTGGCCTTCGATCATCTCGGCGCCACTGCGGCGCTGACCGAGGTGTTCCCGGACAACCGCGCGTCTCAGGGTGTCTCCCGCAAACTCGGCTACCGGCCTGACGGCATCCGCGTGGACGCTCGTGACGGCGAGGCGCTGATCTCCGATCGGCTCCGCCTGACCGCAGAAAGCTGGCGTGGAGGCACCCGCCCCGCTGTCCAGGTCACGGGGATGAACTCCTGCCGAGCCTCGTTCGGCCTGACCCGGCCCGAGCTCGACCGGTCCTGA
- a CDS encoding methyltransferase domain-containing protein: protein MREASVTESTVVSPSSRGSAYYDRWYSDMQMSPVKDAILARRLGMPADFGPVGVLPFGALDEVTEGLALTEGALLADIACGRGGYGIEVARRADARLAGVDFSAVALGQARRTAARRLGREVTAADLGRPARTGLPGPRANGDSPSAAQDAPHGTPANTGWPGSPYLDTDRAQFWLGTLTGTGLSTESVDALLCTDSIQLAGPPAAALAEFRRVLRRGGRLVLTTWLATDPGDARVPERIRRLDLRRDLTDAGFEDVVVEERPEWAAAERGLYEEAVTTPNDGNDLALASLQDEGRAALEDFDKLRRVVAFATRP, encoded by the coding sequence GTGCGAGAAGCATCCGTAACAGAGTCCACCGTCGTCAGCCCGTCCTCACGCGGGAGCGCTTATTACGACCGCTGGTACTCCGACATGCAGATGTCACCGGTCAAGGACGCCATCCTGGCCCGCCGCCTCGGAATGCCGGCCGACTTCGGTCCGGTCGGCGTGCTGCCGTTCGGGGCGCTGGACGAGGTCACCGAAGGGCTGGCCCTGACCGAGGGTGCTTTGCTGGCCGACATTGCTTGTGGCCGGGGCGGTTACGGGATCGAAGTGGCCCGGCGGGCGGATGCGCGGCTGGCGGGGGTCGACTTCTCCGCCGTCGCGCTCGGGCAGGCCCGGCGTACGGCGGCCCGCCGGCTGGGGCGGGAAGTGACAGCAGCTGATCTGGGGAGGCCGGCGCGGACCGGTCTACCGGGGCCGCGGGCGAACGGCGACAGCCCGAGTGCTGCGCAGGACGCCCCGCACGGCACACCGGCCAACACCGGCTGGCCCGGCTCACCGTACCTGGACACCGACCGTGCGCAGTTCTGGCTCGGCACGCTGACCGGCACCGGTCTGTCCACGGAGTCGGTCGATGCCCTGCTGTGCACCGACTCGATCCAGCTCGCCGGTCCGCCGGCTGCTGCGCTCGCTGAATTCCGCAGGGTGCTGCGCCGTGGGGGCCGGCTCGTGCTCACCACCTGGCTGGCCACGGATCCGGGCGATGCCCGGGTGCCGGAACGGATCCGGCGGCTCGATCTGCGGCGGGACCTGACCGATGCCGGCTTTGAGGACGTCGTGGTCGAGGAGCGCCCGGAGTGGGCGGCCGCGGAACGAGGCCTGTACGAGGAGGCCGTCACCACCCCGAACGACGGGAATGACCTGGCGCTGGCCTCGCTGCAGGATGAGGGGCGTGCGGCCCTGGAGGACTTCGACAAGCTGCGACGGGTCGTGGCCTTCGCGACCCGACCGTAG